In the Sandaracinus amylolyticus genome, CGCCTGGCGCTGCTGGCGCTGCGCATCGGTGAGGCCGGGCGGGTTGGTGCAGTCGAGCTCCGCACCGCCGCACCCGATGCCCGCGCTCGCGCCGATCACCACCAGGCCCAGCACCGCACCGCGCTCGAGCATGGCGCGACGCGTCAGCTTCTTGGTCTCCATGTTCCTCGTTCCCTCCGTTGGCGTCGCTTGGGGCCGTTCGCGCCTGCCGGCGAGCCCACCGAGCACCACGCGTGCCGGCGCACGATGCGCGTTTTGTGCCCTGGATCTGCGTGATTTCGCAAGATCCGCGCAGCCGCCGCGCACCGAATGCGCGGTGGGCACCGACCGATCGGTGCACCGCGCGTCGCGTCAGCGAACGTAAGCGGGGTCGAGCAGCGCCGAGAGATCGGGGCGCGCTGCCGCGACGCTCGCGCCGATCGCGACGACGTGCATCGGATCGAGATCGAAGCGCGCGCGCTTGCCGAAGTAGTTGCGCACGTCGTCGCGCAGCCCGGGGAGCAGCGTGCTGCCGCCCGCGAGGAACACCGCGTCCACCTCGCGCGCGCGGATGCTCGCGTCGCAGAGCACCTGATCGCAGATCAGGAACGTGCGGCGGATGAGATCCTCCGCCCGATCGCGCAGCACGCGCCGATCGATGCCGAGCGTCGTGAGCTGGGTCGGCGCCGCGGGATCGACCACCGCGAGATCGATCGTCGTGTGCTCCTCGACCGCGAGGCGCAGCTTCGCGCGCTCGGCCTCGATCAAGAGGCGCTGCCACACCTCGTCGTCGGTCGAGAGATCCCAGCCGCTCTCGCGCAGCACGCGATCCGCGACCAGCTCCGCGAGCGCGAGGTCGACGTCGTCGCCCCCGAGGTACGCGTCACCGCCGTGCGCGATCACGCGGAAGGGGTACTTCGAGCAGTCGACGATCGCGACGTCGAACGTGCCGCCGCCGAGATCGTAGACCACCGCGTACTTCAGGCTGCTGCGCGCGAGGTACGCGATCGCCGTCGCGACCGGCTCTTCGACGACCCGCGCCTCGGCGAAGCCCGCCGCGCGCACCGCCTCGACGGTCGCAGTGCGCTCCGGCTCCGCGAACGCCGCGGGGACCGAGACGACCGCGGAGAGCCGCGAGGGATCCATCTGCCCGGCGCGCGCGAGCTCGCGCAGCACGTGGGTCGCGACGTCGACCGGGGTGACGATGCCGGCGCGCGTCTCGAACGCGGTGCCGCCGTTCGACGTGCGCACCACCGGCACCGCGCTGCGCTCGAGGTAGCGCTGCACCGAGTACGACGAGTACGAGCGCCCGATCACGCGCTTCGCGCTCACGATCGTGTTCGCGGGATCGTTGCCGCGACGCTCGCGCGCCGCCTGTCCGACGAGCACGCCGCCGGCGGGCGGGAACGCGACGATCGACGGGAGCAACGAGGGGCCTTTGGCCGAGTCACCGCGCAGCGGGACGATCGAGGCAGTCGCAGCGGCGACGGTGTGCGTGGTCCCGAGATCGATCCCCAGCGTTCGCATCGGCGCGCGTGCGCATTAGCACAGGACGCGCTCTCGAGCCGCGAGAAAGTAGGAGCGTGCGGCGACGGACGCGTGCGAAGAGAAGGTGTGTCGGATAGAGTCGCCGCGCCTCGCGGGACCTAAGAAAAACGAGGCAGATCTCATCGCGCGCGTGACCTGCGCGGCAGGCGCTCGCGACAAAGAAGGCGCGAAGGGGACATCCCAATGATGAAGGGCGCGGTACCGAGCATCCTCGGCGCGATCGGACACACGCCGATCGTGAAGCTTGAGCGCGTCGCGAACGACGTCGCGGCGAACGTGTACGTGAAGTGCGAGTTCATGAACCCGGCCGGCTCGATGAAGGACCGGATGGTCATGAACATGATCGAGAGCGCGGAGAAGCGCGGCGAGCTCAAGCCGGGCGGGACGATCATCGAGGCGACGAGCGGGAACACCGGCGCCGCCATCGCGATGATCGCCGCGGTGAAGGGCTACAAGTGCATCTTCGTGATGCCCGACAAGATGTCGCAGGAGAAGATCCTCTCGCTGCGCGCTTGGGGCGCGAAGGTCGTGGTCTGTCCGACCGCGGTCGAGCCGGAAGATCCGCGCTCGTACTACTCGGTCGCGAAGCGGCTCGCGCAGGAGACGCCGAACAGCTTCTACGCGAACCAGTACCACAACCAAGACAACCCCGGCGGCCACTACCGCTCGACCGGCCCGGAGATCTGGGAGCAGACCGGCGGTGAGGTCGACGTGCTCGTCGCGGGCCTCGGCACCGGCGGGACGATCACGGGCACCGGCAAGTTCCTCAAGGAGAAGAAGCCGAGCACGCAGATCGTCGGCGTCGATCCGGTGGGCTCGCTCTACTACGACTACGTGAAGAGCGGGCGCGTGACCCAGCCCTTCACCTACAAGGTCGAGGGCATCGGCGAGGACTTCTTCCCGAGCACGATCGATCTCTCGATCCTCGACGAGATCATCCGCGTCGACGACAAGGAGTGCTTCCTCATGACGCGCGATCTCGTGCGCCTCGAGGGCCTCTACGTCGGCGGCAGCTGCGGCGCGGCGGTCGCGGGCGCGCTGAAGTACGCGCGGCAGACCCAGAAGAAGGAGAACATCCTCGTCATCCTCCCCGACGCGGCGTCGAAGTATCTCTCGAAGATCTTCAACGACGACTGGATGCGCGAGAACGGCTTCCTCGGCGAGAGCAAGCTCGGCGTCGTCGGCGATCTCCTCAAGCACAAGAGCAACGAGATCATCACCGCGTCGCCGCACGACCGGGTGCGCGACGTGATCGGGCGCATGAAGGCGCACGGCATCTCGCAGCTCCCGGTGACCGACGGTGGCCGGCTGATGGGCGCGGTCGCCGAGGTCGATCTGCTCCGCTACCTGGTGAGCGGTGAGCACTCGCTCGACAGCGCGGTCGGGCCGCTGGTCGAGAGCGACTACGCGACGGTCTCGCCGCGCACCAGCATCGAGAACCTGCAGGGCCTGCTCAACGACGCGCGCATGGCGGTCGTGACCGACGACGACAAGATCGTCGGCGTGGTCACGAAGATCGATCTGATCGACTACCTCGCGCGCAAGGCGGCGTGATCAGAAGCTCGCATCGAGATCCGCGTCGAACGTCGCGGGATCGGTGAGCAGCGAGAGAACGACCCAGCCGGGCGGCAGATCGTAGAGAGCGCCGGGGCACACACGTGCTCCGGCGTTCTCGTTCCGGGCACGCGCGCAGGCGCGCCAACCCGCGTCGACCCACGGGACCTCGGCGCGCGCGCGCAGCACGTCGAGGTTGCGGCGGATGCGCGCGC is a window encoding:
- a CDS encoding high-potential iron-sulfur protein, which produces METKKLTRRAMLERGAVLGLVVIGASAGIGCGGAELDCTNPPGLTDAQRQQRQALSYVDRSPNPTQRCETCNFYTAPAQAGQCGGCALNLGNVNPQGYCSSYVARS
- a CDS encoding Hsp70 family protein; the encoded protein is MRTLGIDLGTTHTVAAATASIVPLRGDSAKGPSLLPSIVAFPPAGGVLVGQAARERRGNDPANTIVSAKRVIGRSYSSYSVQRYLERSAVPVVRTSNGGTAFETRAGIVTPVDVATHVLRELARAGQMDPSRLSAVVSVPAAFAEPERTATVEAVRAAGFAEARVVEEPVATAIAYLARSSLKYAVVYDLGGGTFDVAIVDCSKYPFRVIAHGGDAYLGGDDVDLALAELVADRVLRESGWDLSTDDEVWQRLLIEAERAKLRLAVEEHTTIDLAVVDPAAPTQLTTLGIDRRVLRDRAEDLIRRTFLICDQVLCDASIRAREVDAVFLAGGSTLLPGLRDDVRNYFGKRARFDLDPMHVVAIGASVAAARPDLSALLDPAYVR
- a CDS encoding cystathionine beta-synthase, with translation MMKGAVPSILGAIGHTPIVKLERVANDVAANVYVKCEFMNPAGSMKDRMVMNMIESAEKRGELKPGGTIIEATSGNTGAAIAMIAAVKGYKCIFVMPDKMSQEKILSLRAWGAKVVVCPTAVEPEDPRSYYSVAKRLAQETPNSFYANQYHNQDNPGGHYRSTGPEIWEQTGGEVDVLVAGLGTGGTITGTGKFLKEKKPSTQIVGVDPVGSLYYDYVKSGRVTQPFTYKVEGIGEDFFPSTIDLSILDEIIRVDDKECFLMTRDLVRLEGLYVGGSCGAAVAGALKYARQTQKKENILVILPDAASKYLSKIFNDDWMRENGFLGESKLGVVGDLLKHKSNEIITASPHDRVRDVIGRMKAHGISQLPVTDGGRLMGAVAEVDLLRYLVSGEHSLDSAVGPLVESDYATVSPRTSIENLQGLLNDARMAVVTDDDKIVGVVTKIDLIDYLARKAA